DNA sequence from the Falco peregrinus isolate bFalPer1 chromosome 1, bFalPer1.pri, whole genome shotgun sequence genome:
GCAGTCCTGTGGTTCAAGAGCGTTGGGCTTCAACCTGACATCGATAAGGCAAAGTGGCGGAATTGGGCTACCAAGTGTTACTACTTTTCACTCCTGATGAATCTAGCCAGGGACTGGTATGAGATCTCCTGGAGGCTGGAACAAGCTgtacaggaagaaaagataaaggaGAATTCCTTCTGGGACGAACACAGTCAGGAACGAAACTGTGCAAAATGTGATAGTTTGCACGGTTTTCTCCTCCTGCTATTTCAGATACTGAAAAGACATCCTCCTTTGCTGCTAGACTTGGTGAAGAATCTCTGTGATCTCTCAGGTCCTTTGGATACGCTAGGGATCTACAAGACCAACCCAGGAGTGATTGGTTTCTGTGGCGTCATCTCCTCCCTTGTGGGGATCCTCATGTTAGCAAGCCCACATCTGAAGCTGAAACAATGACATAACAGGAGCTGCACAGTATGCAGCCAGCCAACAGCTTTGATCCTCTGATAGGTTTTTATCCTCCATATGGCACTTTCAAAATGAACATGTCTTACAGTAACCTCAAGATTAATTTTGTCCTCTGGATAAGTGAATTCtacccttttcccttccctgtgtCTTCACAGATGAGTTTGGTGCTATGACACGCTCCCTGATGGAGCGCAGGTGGGAGAAGACAGAGTAGTATTTCACAAACAGGAACAGGACTTGAAACATGGCTGCTAGATAAGGAAATACTGACGTTCCTATATTTTAATACAGGGTTGTGAAATAGCTGCATAGAAAACTATAACAGGTATATGACTCATAAATAATCATGTTTACACTGGGAAGCTGGAATTCACCAATTCAAGGTTCCTACAGCCAGATTTTCTATAGTGGGCTCAGGCAACTTAGGAACTGCAGGTAAAATGGCCTGAAGCCAAGTACGAGTATTCTGATGGGTTTGAGTTGATGACTCCTGTTATCTGTAGGCAGTGGTTTGAATGCAGTGTGATGGTAACCGAAGAGTGGTGTGAACTGACCTCCCGATGACCTCTGTAGTGCACTGGTGATGCTGGATCTGTAATCTAGGGAGCGCCAACTTGTGTCCCAGGAAATCagcactttcttcttttcctttaataatgTGAGCCAAGGGCTGTTGACCACCGGCTCTGACTTTTCCAGCGGGCTATGGCTGAGGAGTTCGGTGAAGGACAGTGTGTGGGAGAAGCTTGTCTGAGTGCTGATGATGCTGTGATTTGTAGGGAACTAGGTTTCCAAAGCTGTGAATCTGGAACCACTCACAAGCATTAAATTTCCCATTATACATGCACCTTAACTCCCAAACCCCTGTGATTCCAAGTGCAACAGTTTTCCATTAATCATATGGTGATAAGGagcttgttttgctgttttaattttacattaaaaaatccaGTATAATAAGGAGCTTTAGAACCTGCAGTTAAGGAGAGAAGCCTGGCTTAGAGCTCGTTGAGTCAGAAAAACTGCAAGGGTGTGTTTCTGGTTGTGTAAGctctgggaaggaagggaatGGAGTTGATCGTGATGATATCGGAATCCCCTGTGAGAAGAAAAGCTGGATTTGGGCATTCGTGatttatattttcctctctGGTTCTCCCTATCCTCCCACCTCATGACCACGAGATTTTTTGCATGTTCCCTCACGGGTTGAATGAGTTCTACTATTTGAAAATGCCTTATATTTGCCCTGCAACTGCATTATTGTTCATCGCTTATCTTGCTAGGAATGATTGCCTGGCAGCGTAATCTAAGTTAAAGGAGAAATGCTGCATCGAGCTGTCTAACATGTCATGCAGTTGCTCCTGACTTTGCGGAGTACCAGTTCTGACAACATCTGAGAAAAATTTGCACATTATACAGGAGATAAAATTACCAATTTTTCTCCAtcagagctgggcctgtgtgTTCTGCTACTTTCTGGTGCAAGGGCTCCTTGTTTAATCTGTGAGTAGATGTGTACAGATACTACTCTAACCTTGACCAGGGTACTCGTTATTTATGGTGCTgtctggaaacagaaattaaaaggtgCTGATCTCCTTCATTAAAAGGCAAAGGCTATGGAATTGAGTAGGCATGGTAAGGCACTGCCGCAGTTTATCTTAAGTCATTGTGGTCAGGCTTGAAATTACTTCCAGTTTGAATCTGAAGTGTTAGCCTGCCAATGAagtgtttaaacaaaaaagacGTTGCTGAGCAGGGTAATTAAGTGCGCTTGAAGACCAAGTGTGGCCTACAGCAgctcttctttttaatatggaaataaataccACTAAAAGTGTAGAGTGTACTGGCAATTGAGACCATAATGGAGCATTATATGGGATTGTTGTCTTCAAGAGCTTCCTCGACTTTTTAAcaatggaatttttttgtttctttactcCATTTGTCTTTGAGCTCCCGGCAATGCGCAGCCCATCCCTCCCTTGGTCAGATTTGATCATTATCCCAGTGTGTGGCAACCCCTGTAAGGAAAGAAGAGGAGCGCTGATGATCTGGCAGGGGAGGTTTAGCCATCTTTTCTCTACAGAATTTCATCTTGCAAAAACTATGTTTTGAATTCCTTTCAGGGATGCTCTCAGAtacaaaatacttctttcaCTGGTTTGCAAaatgatttctcattttctcttgtaTGTTGTGGGTAAAGGGAAATGGATTAATATAGTGATGTGGCCCCTAGTCAGCTACACCTCCCTGTGCCCTgaggggggaggagggtgggTTTTCCCTTGTGCCAGGCAAACACTATGCAAGGCCATGAGCCAGGCTTTGATGTTTCTCCTGTAGGGACTAGTGTGGATTAGCAAGTACAGGCTTAATGCGGGAGGTGGGGCAGTGAATTTTCAGCCTGTCTCAGCCTTACCTGTCCCATTCTACATGATGTGTGTTGGAACATACAGGAGTAACTCTTCTTACTGGATGTTGAGCACTAATACTTGCCTTCTGCTCACCAGCCGGAGGCTAGCAATTTAATGTATCTTAATGTAATGTGACTGAAGCCATAGAATCATAATCATATGGAGAAAATCCTTTTagtgccttttttcttttaatatctgTTTCTAATACAGCAGTTAGAATAAGGACAGCTGTTTGAACACAAGCAATAAACTGAGATAAGTGTGACAccgtgtctgtgtgtgtaacTTGGAAGATGGTGTAAAGAAATGCTGAAGGAGGAATCCTCCCTCCCATCTCTGAATTTTATGAAGGATGATACTGTTAAAGAGACATTGCCTATAGTTGCATTTGGGTTATAGAACTTTCCTTTTGCAATAGCAAGGTGGCAGCCAGATTTGCCTATAGCTGCACTGGGGTTATGGAGCTTTCCTTTTGCAGTAGTAAGGTGGCAGCCAGATTCATCAGACTAATTAACAATCCCCATCTCAGCTGCAAAAACATGAAGTAACTATATGAGTACCagataaaatacatgaaatgcCCTGAAACGTAGTGACATTTTGAGAATTGCCATCGGTTGCCCTTGAGTACCTGTAGTGAGAGCTGGAGCCTTCTGCCCAGCATAGGCAAAGCTACAGTGCAAGGAACGGGTACACCAGCATTTTAGTATCTTATAAACAGCTTTTCATTTGGCTGGATCGTGGTGTCATAGGGCGAATCACtgcagctgtttaaaaacaagtgCCTGTTCAGGGCAGGGAGTGAAGGGTAACATCTCCAGCTGAGATGGCGAGGGATGGAGCCAGGGTAACCATTAAAAACAAGCTTACTGTTGGCTCCTATCCCCTAGAGTAGGAGCCTTGCAAACTTGGAAGCTCTAAAATGTCAGTTCCTGAACAATGTATAAAGCATTGCATTCAGCAATGTTTTAGCAAGAGTTTCTGAATTACTGGTCTGATACACATTTCATAATGGAAACAGTTAACAGGAGAGTGGTCTGTGTGAGATGTGCGAAGTAGTTTTCTATTATATTTACAGGCAAGGCCTTCCTAGTGTTAAAACCATGCTTGGCGTGATATTTCAAGAAATACGTGAGCCATTCAGGATTCGCAGGTGAGCAGCAAGAACAGTCAGAGATCTAAACACCAGCGTCTCCAGGGAGGGACCAAATGAACCAGTTCTGTAGAGGAAAGGTGACTGGGGGAGGGTATGAGAAGTCTTCAAGTGTTCAGAAGGTTGTCTGCCAAGAGGAAGGCGATAAATCAGTCTCTAAAACCATCCAGGAGGTAATACATTTATATTGCAGCAAAGGAGAATTAAATCACACTTTTTTTGAACTGTAAGTAAAATGAAAGACTAAATGGATTGCCCAGGAAGGGCAGTCCTTAAAAAGAAACCGGACAGAGATCTGCCGGCAGTGGTTTAGAGGGTGCTGATCCTCCCACAGAGCATGGAAATGAATTGGTTACCTTGCCAGCCCCCTTCCAGACCTAAGTGCAAAGATTCCTTTCAGGTCTTTGGGGATCTGGCTCATCCCCTCACTGTGGTTTTTTGAGGGATATGGAACAGACTGTGGAGACAAAGGTGTAAAACGGCTTCCAGCTCATCCAGTGAGCTCTAAATATTGCCTGGAGAAACACAGAAGGTGTTTCTGGTGTGAGGTGAAGCAGAGGCGGGGTAGAAGCAATGGTACCTTTGCactgcagagcccagggctggcacagctTTTGCCTcagaggaaggggaggggatgAGCAAAGGCGTTAGTAGGGCAAAGGCTGTGTTGTCTGTTGATCCCAACTCTAGCCAAGGCAGAGAGAAGCTTGGCACGCACCCTGCACTTTTAGCAAGGCCAGTGGGGCTGGAAAAAGTGTCGGTGCCAAGAGAGCAAACTTTTGGGCAAGCTGTTGCCCTTTGTCCCGTTGTCTGGATTGCAGTGACTCACCCCACCACCGAGCTGGAGACAGCCCAGGACACTCATATGCCTCTGTACCCAGCTAGCAAGGCAGGCCTGCAGGctttgcagagctctggggTGGAAGCAATCTCCAGGCTCTTTGGGGCGAAAGTGGGTATTTTCCTCCCACGCATGGCTTTCTCACATCCCTGGGCAGTCTCCCACCCCCATGTAcgagcagcacagctgggagccACAGAGTCGTGTTGGGTGCACACCTCTGTGTCCTGCACATGAGTGCCAGGCAGGTGCAGGTGTTCAAGGACTTGGCTCTGGTGCTTGGGCTTCCCGTGATGCCGAGATGCGTGCCAAGGGTCTCCCTGCCTCGTGCCAGGTGGTCCAGGACACACAGCAGCCTTGTGTCAGCAGGCTGCTTGGGCGGGTCATCTGCGCTGAGCCCCTTGGTTATTGCTGTGTCCtctggcatttttctttccatcatgTTGTCCTTGTCTTATCAGCGTGGCTTGTCTGTGATCTCTGTAGTCAATAACCAGAACCTATCATGTCTCCATACAGGTGGtgtcttctttcttctcaaTCAATACTGCAAATGGATTTGTTAATTATGACGTGAGTTGGCAGAGTGCCTCCTGTGCACCAAGACAGGCTGGCCACGAAACAGCTGCAGTAGTGAGAGCATTGCTGGCAGGTCAAGGGGAGTAGTTGTTCCTCTCTGTGAAGCACTTGTGAGGTCACATTTGGGGAGCCATGTCCTGTTTTGGCCCCACCAGCACGGGAGAGATCTTGACTAGAGTCCAGCAGAGGATCGTGGAGAGGGTAAGACATTTAGGCGCATGGAGCACGTGCCATACCAGCGCAGACGGGATCACAGACCTTGCTCAGAAGTGCACAGAGCAAGGATAAGAGGTGGCAGGCACAAATTGCAACAGAGAAACTTCCAACtggacataaggaaaaaaatagtttaccGTGAGTACGGTTAGCACAGGAATTTGGCTCCAGAGAGATGGGAATCTCACCCTTGGAGATTTTCAGGACTGGACATAACCTTGAACAGCCTGATCTAGCTTCAAGGGTAGTCCTGTTCTGAGCAAGAGTTGGATGAGGTGACTTACAGAGATCACTTCCAACctgattttttcctccattcctGTCTACTCCAAATGCCTAGAGCTTTCATAATGAAGTGTCTGCCCTGACCCTCAGCTAAAAGCCTCCTTACCAAAACCCTCCATGAATTCTCCTAGAAATTGTAGAGAAATCTGGCCAAACCAGATTGGTTTATGCAGGATGTGACACCCACATCTGCCGTCTGCTCCTTGTGCTTAGTAAACTCTCCTGGGGAGAAACTATGTTCTTGGTCTGTGTTGTGTTTCCCAACATGATAAGGTCCTGTTCCACCACGGGGCATAACAGGCTACAGAAATACAGgaaggttttaatttcttagGAAATACTGCCTGACTCTTCACCTTCTCCCTGGCTGCTCATGATCTGTTGCTTTTGAAGTGGTGAGGTCCAAGGGCacttttttcatcttctcttgATGGAGGGGTGTTAAACCCTGGTgcatcccagctgtgctgcagcttctggGCTTTGCAGGGAAGACAACAAAGGGGATTTTCTGCCATCATCTGTTCCGAATTACGGTGGCTTCAGGGAGCTCTTTGGCCAGTTTCCACCACAACCCGCCAGCTCCCAAACCCGTGCAACTGGGAGGTGGGGCCTCGTGGTGGTAGGGGCCAGGGCACGGTGCATCACTCTCAGAGGACCCGGGTGAAGGGACCGTGCAGCCACcatcctctgctcctgctctgctggggacGGGCTGCCCCTCGGTGAGTAGCCTGTCTCCACCGGGTGCTCGGGGGACAGCTTCAGCGGGACAGGCAGGGTGAGAGCAGGGATCACCCGCTCTCCCTAAATCTCTTGAATTTCATCTGCTGCTAAGAAAAGGGAGTCTGTGCTGGGAGCTAGGGTTGTGCTTTCAGCTGTTACCCAGCTGGGAGCAGTGGAGACGGGTGTTTTGCGGTGCTTTTGTCACCCGCATcaagctggggctgtgcagggatgGGTGCTGGCATtgtgagcagcagagctgcaggacagATGTGCAGGAGGGGGATGCTGACCGCAGCTGGGCAGCTCACCATGTCCCTGCCCGCagctcctctctctgctcctgtccttacccctcccctgcctgcatcTCAGCCTGGCCTTTGCGCGCGTCTATTAACATCCTGGTTGCTCTGAGTTTGCTTTACAGCTCTGTCGGTGCCCTTTATCCTGCCTTGTACGGTAGCTCCTCCAGACTAGATGCCTCAACTAATTTTGTGGATCTTTGGGTGTTAAGACACACTagcagaggagggctgtgtgGAGTCATTGGTTTTACAGCTTAACTGGTAAAAAGTCAAGCGTTAGGCACTGACACATCCGTTACACCCATGGGAGGTGCATgtctcagcccagctcccagccccactgtgCTTAGGGGGTGCAGGCGTGAGCTGGGGGAGGccaagcccagctctgcctttacAGCGGGGTCTGCAGCTCCCAACTTTGCTTTACAGGTGGATGCATCACGATGACAGCGAAGAAGAATCAAACTGTGCAGAATGGAAGTGCCAAGGTGGgtgtgggaagggggagagaggggagggcagaggtTTGCCAAGGGCGCCAGGTGGTGCATACCAACACTGCCAGATGAATACAAGCCACATCTCACACTGTCCCTCGTGCTATATACAGCATATATAACCCCTGTTATCTTTATATGGATCTTTACCTGCAATAATATAGAGCATCATCAAAGGGAAAGGATAAAACCTTTCACTTGCTTGAAATTAAATAGTTCAGAACCAAGTTAACTCTGAGCTGACGCGAGACCTTGGTGAAACCAGCTGGCAGTGCCTGTCCTCCTGTCCTTTGTCTGTGTCCCTACGGTGGACCCCAGACCTCAAGCAGTCATGCTGCTTGGATGCAATGCTGCTCTGAACAGCTAGAGCCCCTGGGATTGCTGAACTGCGGGATTTGTGAGAGGGCTGGCTCCACGTCAAGCCAAAATTAGCACAGTGTAGCACAAAACAATACAGTTTTTCTCAAACATGCAAATTCACAGTCTGGTCATGGTTACAAGCGGGACATGAAGCCAAACTTGCCTCTCACCCACTGGTGATCAGAGGAAAgctcagctttgcctttttttctgtcctgtgcaGCCCTCATGGCTGCTGTGGTGAGACAATGCTCCCTTCGGTCCTCCCCTGGAGCTGCAACATCTCCCTCAGTTGTCCCACCTCACCAGCTGGGTACCaggcaagagcagcagctggagcacaggctcATCCTGCTTGCCCAGCTTTGAGGGACCTACCTCCAGCCATGCTCTGGCACTGGCAGTGCACACAGGTGTCGGCTGTGCTGGTTTATACTGGTATCCCACATTGCCTGTGCTAGCAGGGTGTGGGGGTGCGGTGCCTTGCCGCCTCGAAGAGCTCTGGTGCCCTTTTCTTACAGCAGTGGCTCCTACCAAAGCCCTGTGTGCCCTCAGGGACAGacttattcctctccccttctttttGAGGTCCATATGCCTTATTTGCCACGGTGGTGACAAGACAGACAGGATAGAGGTGCCACATAGGCACTGGCCAGTGCTGGTCCAAGGATAGGAGCAAGGGCTGGGTCAGATAGAAGGAGCAGGGTAGAAAGCCAGAGGGACCACCTGGACAGTTGGGCTTGGGAGATGGGGGGAGTGGGGACCGTCACCGACACTGCCTGTGGTGTCCATGCTCCTTCTGCGGCAGCAGCCAGCGTGCTTGTCCATGGCTGTGCCATACACAACGTAACTGGGAGACCCTCAGTGAGGGTTGAGAAATGCCCTCCTCCTCCAACGTGAGCTGCGGTCCTCTGCCACCAAGATGTGGTCAAGAGGGCATTCTTCAGGGAAGAGCTGTTGGCTGACTGATGCCCATCTGCCATGCATAGGAGAATGTACTGCAGAGGGTCCTGCAGCTGCCGGTGGTGAGCTCGACCTGCGAAAGCCTCCAGCGGACCTACGCCAGCACCAAGGAGGCCCACCCGCTCGTGGCCTCAGTGTGTGAGGTCTACGAGCGGGGTGTGCAGGGTGCCAGCGCCTTGGCCATGTGGAGCGTGGAGCCCGTGGTGCGCAGGCTGGAGCCTCAGTGTGAGTCCATCCACGGGGGGGAACACGGCAGGGGGGAGCCCACCAGAGCCTCCCTTGGTGGGACAGCACTGGCACTAGCATGAGCCTAGCACAGCCCAGGTGCTTTTCTTACCAACCCACCCCATGCTTTTGCCCAAGGCAGTCGCTGTGGCCAACAATCTGGCTTGCCGGGGCTTGGACCACCTGGAGGAGAAGATCCCTGCCCTCCAGTACCCAGTTGATAAGGTCAGTCACAGTCAGGACATTCTAAGACACCCCcgacccctctgcagagcccacaTCTCTGGTCTTGTTTCTGGATGGTGATGGGCTACTGGGGGAGAAACAAGGCAGCACCTCCAAGCAAGGGCTCCTCCAGGgttcctgcagcccaggggatGGTTGGGGTGCTCCCAAACATAGGTCAACAGTGTCCTGTGTCCCATCCCTGCCAGCTACTTTCAGCCCAGGCTCAAGAGAGCTGTTATGCTCCTCCTGGGGCTGTCTACTTGCATAGCTGCCATGGGTTCCTGTGGTCCCTCTGGCTGTCCCATGCCACCCCAAGCACACCAGCAGGGCTGTGTTCTCTGCCCACAGCTCGCATCTGAACTAAAGGGCACCATCTCCTCCCCCCTCCAAAGTGCCAAAAGCACCATTGGCAACTCCATGGATAAGATCATGGAGCTGGCAGCCGAGGGCTACGAGGTCACCAAGAACACAGTGGAAACGACAGCAAGGTACACGAGGAGGAACTCAGTGAGCCAGATGGCAGCCGCAGGGGTCGACACGGCCCTGGGAGGGCTGGAGAAGCTGATGGAGTACCTGCTGCCAGAGGAGGATGAAGAAGCAGGTAGTCCTGATACCCAAATCCCCTCATCTGGTAAGGGCTGGATGTATCTGGGGTGACACCTCACTCATGGGGTGCAAGTGGCAGGAGAAAAACACTGGATTTTGGTGTAGGGATGCCTAGAAGGGTCATCCTGCCAGGACATAAACCTtccactgctctcctgccttTAGATCAGAAGCCCAAAGAGACACGTGAGTCAGCAGCAAAGGTCTCCCAGCAGCAGaccagtgctcccagcaccctgggccGGATCAGCGCCTTGGTTAGCACCGTCTCCCACCGTGCTTACCAGCAAACCACCCAAAGCCTCCAGCATGCCAAAGCCaaagggcaggagctggccacCTGGATCCCTGTCTTGGTGAGTGCCAAACCCATCTGCCAGGTTCCTCCTCCCCCATACCCTTTTTGGGGCTGATTCTGCTTTCGGCTGAGACATTTCAAGCTCCTCGGAGCACGTCTGAGGGCAGGCTGGTGGGCACTGCTGTTTCCCCCACTCAGCAAGATGAGCCGAGGGCTGGTGGTTCCCACAGCACGTTCACACACAACTTTGTACCATATTAGTGGGACAAGTTATTTTTAGCTGGCTCCCAATGTATACTGTTGATTTATGGCCTTGCCATAACATCCTTCCTAAAGCAAAAAGCGCCTGCAGAGGCTCAGAGAGGATGAGGAGAAGGAGGCACCTCTCCTCTTCCACCCAGCGCTGCGGCAGGAACCCCTTCCCTGGCCTATGCCAAAATCCTGGACCTCCCGGCTGCCCTCCGGATTTCTTCCGGCATGCATCAATGAacccctctgctccctgtgcACCCCAGGGACCCTGTGAAATCCTCAGGCTAAGCAGGATGGGGCGGATGGGacctgccagctccccccaaACAGTGGCTTTTTGTTCCTCTTCCAGGGCAGCCTGGCCAAGCCGAGTGTACCTGCAGCGCCGCGGGTCCACGGTGATGGGCAGAGCACTGCGGGTGGCTGGCTGAGCCAGCGGCAGAGCAAGGTGccagagcagaagcaggagaaggTGGGGAAGAAAGATGACCACACCAAGGAGGTACAGAGAAAAGGGGAGCAGTGAGCCAGGGGTGCCCCAAAGCATCCTCCTGCCCATGGGCCATGTGGGGGATGTTCCCCCCATAGCTGTGGGGGTCAGGCCCTCATCCCCACTCAACCCTGAATTTCAACCTGGAGGAGGCAAGGGGAAGTTGGCAGGGggcatccccagcagcccccttcCCTAATGCCCCAAAGCTGCAGGCTGTGGGCAGCCCCTGAGCTGGACAGGGTCACCCTGGCTTGTATATTCAAGACTCCTTTGCTGCTGTGGGGTGTCAGCACCGAGCTTCCTACCGAGCCCCTGAACACCCCCGAAAAATCTCCCTTCGTGGTCCCAGCAGCGAGGGGCAGTGTGAGCCGGGGGTCTGGGaacagtccccagcagcagctccgcTGGGACGTGGGGACGGGAAGCAGCAGGTTGGGGTCACTGCCCTTCGCCTCTGCCTGCAGCGGaagcacagcccagggcagagggTCTCCAggggcctgggcagggggggcagtGGAAGCGACAAGGAGTGACCCTGCTGCAAAGGGCTGTGGTGGCTTTTGCAAAGCAGCGAGCTGAAAGCACTCTGGCTGTGAGCTGCAGGGGGGATGGGGAGCCCAGGTCCACCCATGTCCtacctggagcagctgctggggccagcGGCTGAGCTGGTTTCTCTTGACAGGCAGGGGACAaccctgggctggtgggcagcGTGGCTCACAACCTGCAAACCGCCTGTGCCTCCGGCATCTCCAGCGTGAAGAAGGTTCCAGCCGTGGcctgggatgcagcagaggGGTTGATCCTTTTCACCCCCCGCAGGCTGTCCAA
Encoded proteins:
- the PEX11A gene encoding peroxisomal membrane protein 11A, with translation MEGFVDFTNRSQGRDQLFRATQYTCMLLSYLIEHKAGKEKLVMKLKQLESSMSSGRKMFRLGNMVHALVAARRTTQLPDAVPRFCLTASNLTRAIYFVCDAVLWFKSVGLQPDIDKAKWRNWATKCYYFSLLMNLARDWYEISWRLEQAVQEEKIKENSFWDEHSQERNCAKCDSLHGFLLLLFQILKRHPPLLLDLVKNLCDLSGPLDTLGIYKTNPGVIGFCGVISSLVGILMLASPHLKLKQ
- the PLIN1 gene encoding perilipin-1, giving the protein MTAKKNQTVQNGSAKENVLQRVLQLPVVSSTCESLQRTYASTKEAHPLVASVCEVYERGVQGASALAMWSVEPVVRRLEPQFAVANNLACRGLDHLEEKIPALQYPVDKLASELKGTISSPLQSAKSTIGNSMDKIMELAAEGYEVTKNTVETTARYTRRNSVSQMAAAGVDTALGGLEKLMEYLLPEEDEEADQKPKETRESAAKVSQQQTSAPSTLGRISALVSTVSHRAYQQTTQSLQHAKAKGQELATWIPVLGSLAKPSVPAAPRVHGDGQSTAGGWLSQRQSKVPEQKQEKVGKKDDHTKEAGDNPGLVGSVAHNLQTACASGISSVKKVPAVAWDAAEGLILFTPRRLSKAMETVDALGGTLVSAPKHLLGTLYSYVPLRRQSVKAEEPAGGSKPSPETEQKEEDTKPAPPSAEEKSQLRGDWRLYRGHHPLSFLGLEDPLFLRHNLYRSPAFEPECPLPRKSAFAPYNRRVSEGSYRFSPEAMYSRAYYTNLYAPAFKKD